A region of Vitis riparia cultivar Riparia Gloire de Montpellier isolate 1030 chromosome 12, EGFV_Vit.rip_1.0, whole genome shotgun sequence DNA encodes the following proteins:
- the LOC117926619 gene encoding uncharacterized protein LOC117926619 yields MIFSLNARHLAMISPVKRYLMTLPCGTHILVSSKDMKRSKGRLTPVHRFAGHMKISICNNNLFFPKSNGREKAKHIQSDSTAEWLCPPKFRLPLWIFGAVPEGRFVIACLKLHSKRSMWSELLVPSM; encoded by the exons ATGATTTTCTCACTAAATGCAAGACATTTGGCCATGATCTCCCCAGTGAAACGATATTTGATGACTCTCCCCTGTGGAACACATATTT TAGTCTCGAGCAAGGATATGAAGAGGAGTAAAGGAAGATTGACCCCAG TACATCGGTTTGCAGGTCATATGAAAATCAGTATCTGCAacaataacttattttttccaaaaagcaATGG AAGAGAGAAGGCGAAGCATATTCAAAGTGACAGCACTGCAGAGTGGCTTTGTCCGCCCAAGTTCAG ATTACCACTTTGGATCTTTGGAGCAGTTCCAGAAGGAAGATTTGTCATTGCCTGCCTTAAGTTGCATTCTAAAAGGTCCATGTGGAGTGAGCTTTTAGTCCCAAGTATGTGA
- the LOC117925924 gene encoding putative disease resistance protein At3g14460: protein MHDLISDLARFVSGKVCVHLKDDKINEIPEKLRHSSYFRGEYDSFERFDTLSEVHCLRTFLPLDLRTRPRFDKVSKSRNPVNRRRSRVKEMPSQMGQLKILQKLSNYRVGKQSGTRVGELRELSHIGGSLVIQELQNVVDAKDASEANLVGKQHLDELELEWNRDSDVEQNGAYIVLNNLQPHSNLKRLTIYGYGGSKFPDWLGGPSILNMVSLRLWNCKNVSTFPPLGQLLSLKHLYILGLGEIERVGAEFYGTEPSFVSLKALSFQDMPVWKEWLCLGGQGGEFPCLKELYIKNCPKLTGDLPNHLPLLTKLEIEECEQLVAPLPRVPAIRVLTTRSCDISQWKELPPLLRSLSITNSDSAESLLEEGMLQSNACLEDLRIIKCSFSRPLCRICLPIELKSLHIVECKKLEFLLPEFFKCHHPSLAHLFIIRSTCNSLSFNIPLGKFPRLAIIQIGRLEGLESLSISISGGDLTTFDLLNIGRCPNLVSIELPALNISRYSIFYCENLKWLLHNAACFQSLTLQDCPELIFPIQGLPSDLTSLSIENCDKLTSQVEWGLQGLPSLTSLTISGLPNLMSLDGMGLQLLTSLRKLQICDGPKLQSLTEERLPSSLSFLTIRDCPLLKDRCKFWTGEDWHLIAHIPHIVIDDQSQDSLSRSSRDFLHPNYRKLDSVGEWDTWRREKANHIQCHSTAEYGFVPPKFRWWHFESLEQFLEGALPKPPYAIYGPLGPSEI, encoded by the exons ATGCATGATCTCATTAGCGACTTGGCTCGATTTGTTTCTGGAAAAGTTTGTGTTCATTTGAAGGATGATAAGATAAATGAAATTCCTGAAAAGCTTCGTCACTCATCATATTTTAGAGGCGAATATGACTCCTTTGAGAGATTTGACACCCTTAGTGAAGTTCATTGTCTTCGGACCTTCTTGCCATTGGATTTGAGGACTCGGCCTCGGTTTGACAAGGTTTCAAAGTCAAGAAATCCAGTTAATCGTAG GCGTAGCAGAGTGAAAGAGATGCCAAGTCAAATGggtcaattaaaaattttacaaaaattgagTAACTATAGAGTAGGCAAGCAAAGCGGAACGAGGGTTGGAGAGTTGAGGGAGCTTTCCCACATTGGTGGGAGTCTTGTCATTCAAGAGCTGCAGAATGTGGTTGATGCTAAGGATGCCTCAGAGGCCAATTTGGTAGGCAAGCAGCATCTGGATGAGTTAGAGCTGGAATGGAATCGTGATAGTGATGTTGAACAAAATGGAGCATACATAGTCCTCAACAACTTACAACCTCATTCAAATTTAAAGAGACTCACTATTTATGGATATGGTGGTTCAAAATTTCCAGACTGGTTAGGAGGTCCTTCAATTCTGAATATGGTGTCGCTGCGTCTCTGGAATTGTAAGAATGTGTCAACCTTCCCACCGCTTGGGCAGCTACTCTCCcttaaacatttatatatattgggGTTGGGGGAGATAGAAAGAGTGGGCGCTGAGTTTTATGGGACTGAGCCCTCCTTTGTATCCTTAAAAGCTCTATCATTTCAGGATATGCCAGTATGGAAGGAATGGTTGTGTTTGGGAGGCCAAGGTGGAGAATTCCCTTGTCTCAAGGAGCTTTATATAAAGAATTGTCCCAAGCTAACTGGGGACTTACCAAACCATCTGCCTTTATTGACGAAACTAGAGATTGAAGAATGTGAGCAGCTTGTGGCTCCACTTCCAAGGGTTCCAGCCATCCGTGTATTGACGACGCGCAGCTGTGACATCTCACAGTGGAAGGAACTGCCACCACTATTGCGGAGTCTCTCAATTACAAATTCCGACTCTGCGGAGTCTCTACTGGAGGAGGGAATGTTGCAAAGCAACGCTTGTCTTGAAGATTTGAGGATCATAAAATGTTCTTTTTCCAGACCCTTGTGCAGAATTTGTTTACCCATTGAATTGAAATCATTGCATATCGTAGAGTGTAAGAAACTAGAGTTTCTCCTACCTGAGTTCTTCAAATGTCACCACCCTTCCCTTGCCCATTTGTTTATCATAAGAAGTACTTGCAATTCTCTCTCATTCAATATCCCACTCGGCAAGTTCCCAAGGTTGGCTATTATTCAAATCGGTCGTCTCGAGGGGCTTGAATCCCTCTCCATTTCAATTTCAGGCGGGGATCTTACAACTTTTGATTTGTTGAACATCGGAAGGTGCCCTAATCTTGTGTCTATTGAATTGCCAGCTCTCAACATCTCACGATATTCAATCTTCTATTGCGAGAATCTCAAGTGGCTGCTGCACAACGCTGCATGCTTTCAATCATTAACATTACAAGATTGTCCGGAATTGATATTCCCAATACAGGGTCTTCCCTCCGATCTAACTTCACTATCAATTGAAAACTGCGACAAACTCACATCCCAGGTGGAGTGGGGTCTGCAAGGACTGCCCTCTCTTACCTCTCTCACAATCTCAGGTCTTCCAAATCTCATGTCCCTGGACGGTATGGGGCTTCAACTGCTCACCTCTCTTCGAAAATTACAGATCTGTGACGGCCCCAAGCTCCAATCTTTGACAGAAGAGCGGCTACCCAGctccctttcttttctaacaatCCGCGACTGTCCATTGCTGAAAGATCGGTGCAAGTTTTGGACAGGGGAAGATTGGCATCTTATAGCTCACATTCCACACATTGTGATCGATGACCAA AGTCAAGACTCTCTTTCTAGAAGTAGCAGAGATTTTTTGCATCCAAACTACAGAAAGCTCGATTCTGTTGGAGAGTGGG ATACTTGGAGAAGAGAGAAGGCAAACCATATTCAATGTCATAGCACTGCAGAGTATGGTTTTGTTCCTCCCAAGTTCAG atGGTGGCATTTTGAATCTTTGGAGCAGTTCCTGGAGGGAGCTTTGCCAAAGCCTCCCTATGCAATATATGGGCCTTTGGGTCCAAGTGAgatttga
- the LOC117926617 gene encoding putative disease resistance RPP13-like protein 1 encodes MAGAVAGGGALLSASLQVLFDRMASRDVLTVLQGQKLSATLLRELKMKLLAVKVVLNDAEAKQITNSDVKDWVDELKDAVYDAEDLLDDITTEALRCKMESDSQTQVRNIISGEGIMSRVEKITGTLENLAKEKDFLGLKEGVGENWSKRWPTTSLVDKSGVYGRDGDKEEIVKYLLSHNASGNKISVIALVGMGGIGKTTLAKLVYNDWRVVEFFDLKAWVCVSNEFDLVRITKTILKAIDSGTSDHNDLNLLQHKLEERLTRKKFLLVLDDVWNEDYNDWDSLQTPFNVGLYGSKIVVTTRINKVAAVMHSVHTHHLAKLSSEDCWSLFAKHAFENGNSSPHPKLEEIGKEIVKKCDGLPLAAKTLGGALYSEVRVKEWENVLNSEMWDLPNNAVLPALILSYYYLPSHLKRCFAYCSIFPKDYQIEKDNLILLWMAEGFLQQSEKGKKTMEEVGDGYFYDLLSRSFFQKSGSHKSYFVMHDLINDLAQLISGKVCVQLNDGEMNEIPEKLRHLSYFRSEYDSFERFETLSEVNGLRTFLPLNLEVWSRDDKVSKNRYPSGSRLVVELHLSTRVWNDLLMKVQYLRVLSLCYYEITDLSDSIGNLEHLRYLDLTYTPIKRLPESICNLYNLQTLILYHCEWLVELPKMMCKLISLRHLDIRHSRVKEMPSQMGQLKSLQKLSNYVVGKQSGTRVGELRELSHIGGSLVIQELQNVVDAKDALEANLAGMRYLDELELEWGHDRGDELELEGNDDSSDELELEGNGDSGDEEGNDDSSDELELEGNDDSGDEEGNDDSSDELELEQNDDSGVEQNGADIVLNYLQPHSNLKRLTIHMYGGSRFPDWLGGPSILNMVSLRLWGCTNVSAFPPLGQLPSLKHLHIWRLQGIERVGAEFYGTDSSSTKPSFVSLKSLSFQGMRKWKEWLCLGGQGGEFPSLKELYIERCPKLIGALPNHLPLLTKLEIVQCEQLVAQLPRIPAIRVLTTRSCDISQWKELPPLLQDLEIQNSDSLESLLEEGMLRSNTCLRELTIRNCSFSRPLGRVCLPITLKSLYIELSKKLEFLLPVFFQCYHPFLEWLYISNGTCNSFLSLPLGNFPRGVYLGIHYLEGLEFLSISMSDEDLTSFNLLYICGCPNLVSICCKNLKAACFQSLTLHDCPKLIFPMQGLPSSLTSLTITNCNKLTSQVELGLQGLHSLTSLKISDLPNLRSLDSLELQLLTSLQKLQICNCPKLQSLTEEQLPTNLYVLTIQNCPLLKDRCKFWTGEDWHHIAHIPHIVIDDQVL; translated from the coding sequence ATGGCCGGGGCTGTAGCAGGAGGAGGAGCACTTCTCTCGGCTTCTCTCCAAGTTCTATTTGATCGGATGGCTTCTCGTGACGTCCTCACCGTCCTCCAGGGACAGAAACTCAGTGCTACGCTCCTAAGGGAGTTGAAGATGAAATTGCTGGCAGTTAAGGTAGTGCTGAATGACGCCGAGGCCAAGCAAATCACGAATTCAGATGTCAAAGATTGGGTGGATGAGCTGAAAGATGCTGTGTATGATGCGGAGGACCTGCTGGATGATATCACCACTGAAGCTTTACGATGCAAGATGGAGTCTGATTCTCAAACTCAGGTACGGAACATCATCTCCGGTGAGGGTATCATGTCCAGGGTAGAGAAGATCACTGGCACACTAGAAAAtcttgcaaaagaaaaagattttctCGGGTTGAAAGAAGGCGTTGGAGAAAATTGGTCAAAAAGATGGCCAACCACTTCCTTGGTAGATAAGTCTGGGGTGTACGGTAGGGATGGTGATAAAGAGGAGATAGTAAAATATTTGTTGTCCCATAATGCAAGTGGGAATAAGATAAGTGTGATCGCGCTGGTGGGTATGGGCGGTATTGGGAAGACCACACTTGCTAAGCTGGTGTATAATGATTGGAGGGTGGTGGAATTTTTTGACCTTAAAGCATGGGTTTGTGTTTCAAATGAATTTGATCTTGTCAGGATAACGAAAACCATTCTTAAGGCAATCGATTCTGGGACTTCTGATCACAATGATTTGAATCTGCTTCAACATAAATTGGAGGAGAGACTTACCAGGAAGAAATTCTTACTTGTCCTTGATGATGTTTGGAATGAAGACTATAATGATTGGGATTCGCTACAAACTCCATTCAATGTTGGTCTATATGGAAGTAAAATTGTTGTAACTACACGTATCAATAAGGTTGCAGCAGTCATGCATTCAGTTCATACTCATCATTTGGCAAAGTTATCCTCTGAAGATTGCTGGTCCCTATTTGCAAAacatgcatttgaaaatggaaattctAGTCCACATCCAAAGCTAGAAGAAATTGGCAAAGAGATTGTAAAAAAGTGTGATGGATTGCCTTTAGCTGCAAAAACCCTTGGGGGTGCCTTATACTCAGAGGTTCGAGTAAAAGAATGGGAAAATGTATTGAACAGTGAAATGTGGGATTTACCAAATAATGCAGTTCTTCCTGCCTTAATCTTGAGCTACTATTATCTTCCTTCACATCTAAAACGATGTTTTGCATATTGTTCTATTTTTCCTAAAGACTACCAAATTGAGAAGGATAACTTGATTTTATTGTGGATGGCAGAAGGGTTTTTGCAACAATCAGAAAAAGGCAAGAAAACAATGGAAGAGGTAGGTGATGGGTACTTTTATGACCTATTATCAAggtcattttttcaaaagtcCGGTAGCCACAAATCCTATTTTGTAATGCATGATCTCATCAATGATTTGGCTCAACTTATTTCCGGAAAAGTTTGTGTTCAGTTGAATGATGGTGAGATGAATGAAATTCCTGAAAAGCTTCGCCACTTATCATATTTTAGAAGTGAATATGACTCTTTTGAGAGATTTGAGACCCTTAGTGAAGTTAATGGTCTTCGGACCTTCTTACCATTGAATTTGGAGGTTTGGTCTCGTGATGATAAGGTTTCAAAGAATAGATATCCAAGTGGTAGTAGGCTTGTTGTAGAGCTTCACTTGAGTACTAGAGTTTGGAATGATTTATTGATGAAAGTTCAATATTTACGAGTGTTGTCATTGTGTTACTATGAGATAACGGATTTGTCAGATTCAATTGGTAATTTAGAACACTTACGCTATTTGGACCTTACCTACACACCCATCAAAAGGTTACCCGAAtcaatttgtaatttatataatttacaaaCATTGATATTATATCATTGTGAATGGCTTGTTGAATTGCCTAAAATGATGTGCAAATTGATTAGCTTACGTCATCTTGATATCAGGCATAGCAGAGTGAAGGAGATGCCAAGTCAAATGGGTCAATTAAAAAGTTTACAAAAATTGAGTAACTATGTAGTGGGCAAGCAAAGTGGGACAAGGGTTGGAGAGTTGAGGGAGCTTTCCCACATTGGTGGGAGTCTTGTCATTCAAGAGCTGCAGAATGTAGTTGATGCTAAGGATGCCTTAGAGGCCAATTTGGCAGGCATGCGGTACCTGGATGAGTTAGAGTTGGAATGGGGTCATGATAGAGGTGATGAGTTAGAGTTGGAAGGAAATGACGATAGTAGTGATGAGTTAGAGTTGGAAGGGAATGGCGATAGTGGTGATGAGGAAGGGAATGACGATAGTAGTGATGAGTTAGAGTTGGAAGGGAATGATGATAGTGGTGATGAGGAAGGGAATGACGATAGTAGTGATGAGTTAGAGTTGGAACAGAATGACGATAGTGGTGTTGAACAAAATGGAGCAGACATAGTGCTCAACTACTTACAACCTCATTCAAACTTAAAGAGACTCACTATTCATATGTATGGTGGTTCAAGATTTCCAGATTGGTTAGGAGGTCCTTCAATTCTAAATATGGTGTCCCTACGTCTCTGGGGTTGTACCAATGTGTCAGCTTTCCCACCGCTTGGGCAGTTACCCTCTCTTAAACATTTACATATATGGCGTTTGCAGGGGATAGAAAGGGTGGGTGCTGAGTTTTATGGGACTGATTCTTCCTCAACTAAGCCCTCCTTTGTATCCCTAAAATCTCTATCATTTCAGGGTATGCGAAAATGGAAGGAATGGTTGTGTTTAGGAGGTCAAGGTGGAGAATTCCCTAGTCTCAAGGAGCTTTATATAGAGAGGTGTCCCAAGCTAATAGGAGCCTTACCAAACCATCTGCCTTTGTTAACGAAACTAGAGATTGTACAATGTGAGCAGCTTGTGGCTCAACTTCCAAGAATTCCAGCCATCCGTGTATTGACGACGCGCAGCTGTGACATCTCACAGTGGAAGGAACTACCACCACTACTGCAGGATCTCGAAATTCAAAATTCCGACTCTTTGGAGTCCCTACTGGAGGAGGGAATGTTGCGAAGTAATACTTGTCTTCGAGAGTTGACAATCAGAAATTGTTCTTTTTCCAGACCCTTGGGCAGAGTTTGTTTACCCATTACTTTGAAATCATTGTATATAGAACTGTCTAAGAAACTTGAGTTTCTCTTACCTGTGTTCTTCCAATGTTACCACCCTTTCCTTGAATGGTTGTACATCTCCAACGGTACTTGCAATTCGTTCTTATCCCTCCCACTTGGCAACTTCCCGAGGGGCGTCTATCTCGGTATCCACTATCTCGAGGGGCTTGAATTCCTCTCCATTTCAATGTCAGACGAGGATCTTACATCTTTCAATCTGTTGTACATCTGTGGGTGCCCTAATCTTGTGTCTATTTGTTGCAAGAATCTCAAAGCTGCATGCTTTCAATCGTTGACATTACATGATTGCCCGAAATTGATATTCCCAATGCAGGGTCTTCCCTCCAGCTTAACTTCACTCACAATTACAAACTGCAACAAACTCACATCCCAAGTGGAGTTGGGTCTACAGGGACTTCACTCTCTTACCTCTCTCAAAATCTCAGATCTTCCAAATCTCAGGTCTCTTGATAGTTTGGAGCTTCAACTGCTCACCTCTCTTCAAAAATTACAGATCTGTAACTGCCCCAAGCTCCAATCCTTGACAGAAGAGCAGCTGCCCACCAACCTTTATGTTCTAACAATCCAGAACTGCCCATTGCTAAAAGATAGGTGCAAGTTTTGGACAGGGGAAGATTGGCATCATATAGCTCACATTCCACACATTGTGATCGATGACCAAGTTTTGTAA